In Lonchura striata isolate bLonStr1 chromosome 30, bLonStr1.mat, whole genome shotgun sequence, a single genomic region encodes these proteins:
- the SLC41A1 gene encoding solute carrier family 41 member 1: MTSTLEHKESAQANGAALPVVPGDCPEPTQGFLAPGGTGVEVVVLESRANAKGVREEDALLENGSQSNESDDTSTDRGPEPASPLKETSFSIGLQVLFPFLLAGFGTVAAGMVLDIVQHWDVFKQVTEVFILVPALLGLKGNLEMTLASRLSTAANIGQIDTPKELWKMITGNMALIQVQATVVGFLASIAAVVFGWIPDGHFSMDHAVLLCASSVATAFIASLVLGMIMIGVIVGSKKMGINPDNVATPIAASLGDLITLALLSGISWGLYKELESKVYVNPLVCAFFLSLLPIWVVIARRNSATREVLYSGWEPVIVAMAISSVGGLILDRTVSDPNFAGMAVFTPVINGVGGNLVAVQASRISTYLHMSGEPGDGPGPAPRRCPNPCSTFCSSDVNSRSARVLFLLVVPGHLVFLYTIHSMQGGHTTLTLIFIVFYMTAALLQVLILLYIADWMVHWMWGRHLDPDNFSIPYLTALGDLIGTGLLALSFHVLWLIGDRDSDVGD; the protein is encoded by the exons ATGACTTCCACGCTGGAGCACAAGGAGAGCGCCCAGGCCAACGGGGCCGCGCTGCCCGTGGTGCCCGGGGACTGCCCCGAGCCCACCCAGGGCTTCCTGGCGCCCGGCGGCACCGGCGTGGAAGTGGTGGTGCTGGAGTCCCGTGCCAACGCCAAAGGGGTGAGGGAAGAGGATGCCCTGCTGGAAAATGGCAGCCAGAGCAACGAGAGCGATGACACCAGCACGGACCGGGGTCCCGAGCCTGCCTCGCCCCTCAAGGAGACCTCGTTTTCCATCGGGCTGCAGGTGCTGTTCCCCTTCCTGCTGGCTGGCTTCGGCACGGTTGCTGCTGGGATGGTGCTGGACATCGTGCAG CACTGGGACGTCTTCAAACAGGTGACCGAGGTGTTCATCCTggttcctgctctgctgggcctGAAGGGGAACCTGGAGATGACGCTGGCATCCCGCCTGTCCACAGCT GCTAATATTGGCCAAATAGATACACCCAAAGAGCTCTGGAAGATGATTACGGGGAACATGGCTCTGATACAG GTCCAGGCCACCGTGGTTGGCTTCCTGGCCTCCATCGCAGCCGTGGTGTTCGGCTGGATCCCAGATGGGCACTTCAGCATGGACCAcgctgtgctgctgtgtgccagCAGCGTGGCCACTGCCTTCATTGCCTCCCTAGTCCTGG GCATGATTATGATTGGGGTGATCGTGGGCTCCAAGAAGATGGGGATCAATCCTGACAACGTGGCCACGCCGATCGCTGCCAGCCTGGGGGACCTCATCACGCTGGCTCTGCTGTCAGGGATCAGCTGGGGCTTGTACAAGGAgctgg AGAGCAAAGTGTACGTGAACCCCTTGGTGTGTGCCTtcttcctgtccctgctgcccatcTGGGTCGTCATTGCCAGGAGGAATTCTGCCACGCGGGAGGTGCTGTACTCGGGCTGGGAGCCCGTCATCGTCGCCATGGCCATCAGCAG CGTCGGGGGGCTCATTTTGGACAGGACGGTGTCGGATCCCAACTTCGCTGGGATGGCAGTTTTCACTCCAGTCATCAACG GTGTGGGTGGCAACCTGGTGGCGGTGCAGGCCAGCCGCATCTCCACCTACCTGCACATGAGCGGCGAGCCCGGAGAcggccccgggccggcgccgCGGCGCTGCCCCAACCCCTGCAGCACCTTCTGCAGCTCAG ACGTGAACTCCCGCTCTGCCCGCGTGCTCTTCCTCCTGGTGGTGCCCGGGCACCTGGTCTTCCTCTACACCATCCACTCCATGCAGGGGGGACACACCACGCTCACCCTCATCTTCATCGTGTTCTACATGACAGCAGCGCTGCTCCAG GTGCTGATCCTGCTCTACATCGCTGACTGGATGGTGCACTGGATGTGGGGCAGGCACCTGGACCC